From Bacillus cereus group sp. RP43, the proteins below share one genomic window:
- a CDS encoding serine hydrolase: protein MKSFITKKGTTIALTATILAGALVLPTNGNVNAVYKKTHTQQAVDKAANTDNIPGVIVSVKTGDANWSYASGEANIERNHKVDADSAFRIGSTTKTFVATVILQLAGEKKLSLDDTVEKWMPGLLKENGYDGNKITIRQLLNHTSGIPDFLTPELKNKLLENPSENYTPEQLIARALELEPVKGWAYSSTNTVIVGRIIQKVTGETYAEQIKKRIIEPLGLKDTVLPGSSMDIPKKNARGYLNTGDKLVDITVLNPSFANAGGEMISTGEDLTTFFRALLGGKLLTPEMKKEMMTSTADSPLGKYGLGLHATKLPDGTEVWGHGGGIPGFTNFAGGTEDGQHVISININVLGAEKHINNILVSEFTGKIKKGLMDKEKKRNHREEVKYVIDQVVTNKKIPSVIAGGLKDGKHWSYATGIASYEVPRAVEPNFSFRIGSITKTFTASVILQLAEEKQLNLDDSVEKWLPGVVKGNGYDGNKITIRQLLNHTSGIASYTDLDIRDITLPQNPYRYYTADELIGLGLAKQPVFAPGEGWDYSNTNTVLAGQIIQKVTGDTYAEQIRKRFIEPLGLKETFVMEANPHIPGEHATGYNMDRSGHLYDLTEINQSWANAAGNMVSSVKDLTTFFSALLGGKLLNQEMMDQMLTTVDSPIGKVGLGIYEEKTPDGQSYWGHAGGTFGFESRVGGSLRGEHILVTSINTVGPEVMVGRDKIFNKEFGR, encoded by the coding sequence ATGAAGTCATTCATCACAAAAAAAGGAACAACAATTGCTTTAACAGCGACTATACTGGCTGGAGCGCTAGTATTACCTACTAATGGAAATGTAAACGCAGTGTATAAAAAGACTCACACCCAACAGGCTGTTGATAAAGCAGCTAATACTGATAATATTCCAGGTGTTATTGTTTCCGTGAAAACTGGAGATGCAAACTGGTCATATGCTTCTGGTGAAGCAAACATTGAGAGAAATCATAAGGTGGATGCTGATTCTGCCTTCAGGATTGGAAGTACAACGAAGACGTTTGTCGCGACAGTTATATTACAGCTTGCTGGAGAGAAGAAGCTAAGTCTCGATGACACGGTAGAGAAATGGATGCCGGGGCTCTTAAAGGAGAACGGGTATGATGGAAACAAAATTACAATCCGACAATTATTAAATCATACGAGCGGAATTCCGGACTTCTTGACTCCAGAGCTTAAGAATAAATTACTTGAAAATCCAAGTGAAAATTATACACCTGAGCAGTTAATTGCTCGCGCTTTGGAATTAGAACCAGTAAAGGGTTGGGCATACTCGAGCACAAATACAGTTATTGTGGGGCGTATTATCCAGAAGGTTACTGGGGAGACATATGCCGAACAGATTAAGAAACGAATTATTGAGCCACTCGGACTTAAAGATACAGTCCTTCCTGGAAGCTCGATGGATATCCCGAAAAAAAACGCTCGAGGCTACTTAAATACGGGTGATAAATTAGTAGATATTACAGTGCTTAATCCATCATTTGCTAATGCAGGCGGTGAAATGATCTCGACAGGAGAAGACTTGACGACGTTTTTCCGCGCATTATTAGGTGGAAAGTTGTTGACACCAGAGATGAAAAAAGAAATGATGACTAGTACAGCTGATTCACCATTAGGAAAGTATGGGCTTGGCTTACATGCAACAAAATTGCCGGACGGTACCGAAGTATGGGGGCATGGTGGTGGCATTCCCGGATTTACTAACTTTGCAGGTGGAACGGAAGATGGTCAACATGTCATTTCAATAAACATCAATGTACTAGGAGCAGAAAAACATATTAATAATATTTTAGTGTCAGAATTTACAGGGAAAATTAAGAAAGGACTTATGGATAAAGAAAAGAAAAGGAACCATCGAGAAGAAGTCAAATACGTAATCGATCAGGTAGTAACTAATAAAAAAATCCCAAGTGTCATAGCAGGTGGATTAAAAGACGGCAAGCACTGGTCTTATGCTACAGGGATAGCGAGTTACGAGGTACCACGCGCAGTGGAACCGAACTTTTCATTTCGTATCGGAAGCATCACGAAGACGTTCACAGCTTCAGTTATACTACAGTTGGCTGAGGAGAAACAATTAAACCTTGATGATTCTGTTGAAAAATGGCTACCGGGGGTCGTAAAGGGTAATGGTTATGACGGTAACAAAATTACGATTCGTCAGTTACTAAATCATACAAGCGGGATAGCATCCTATACAGATTTGGATATACGAGATATTACCTTGCCTCAAAATCCATATCGTTACTATACAGCTGATGAACTGATCGGCTTGGGACTTGCTAAGCAGCCTGTATTTGCACCAGGAGAGGGTTGGGACTATTCAAATACCAATACGGTGCTAGCTGGTCAAATTATTCAAAAAGTAACGGGAGATACGTATGCAGAACAAATCAGAAAACGCTTCATCGAACCACTTGGGCTAAAAGAAACATTTGTAATGGAAGCAAATCCTCATATACCAGGGGAGCATGCTACAGGATATAATATGGACAGATCGGGTCATTTGTATGATTTGACAGAAATAAATCAATCATGGGCAAATGCAGCGGGAAATATGGTTTCATCTGTCAAAGATTTAACTACTTTCTTCAGTGCGCTGTTGGGCGGAAAGCTTCTAAATCAAGAGATGATGGACCAGATGCTCACAACAGTAGATTCACCTATTGGTAAAGTCGGGCTAGGAATTTATGAAGAAAAGACACCGGATGGGCAATCATATTGGGGGCATGCCGGCGGTACTTTCGGATTTGAATCTAGAGTTGGTGGCTCTCTAAGAGGGGAGCATATTTTAGTAACTTCCATAAACACAGTAGGTCCGGAAGTTATGGTGGGGCGGGATAAAATTTTCAATAAAGAATTTGGCCGTTAA
- a CDS encoding response regulator, with product MFSIIKKWFWYDWIFVTVRTFWLFVIISADFIYPSLINASFGIVLSLAIVVYLAPLIVRYKKEDWYLAVDVTASGLFYLYLAYVAPGLLWSFVLLVMIIGLANIHKNYVWTGIFCGIVFPALNSWIANQLPYESIFSCSLGFVIGMAFNILIQYHKQAQIIQEQKLLLEQHIRRIEELTLIEERNRLSHELHDTIGHTLTSLIVGVESLRTSVPDSQFERIDSLVGIAQNSLNDIRKHLHQLSHNPLNHLLSGSLRELTEEFMRSTGTTVTFRVIGNETLVIQKINFCLYRCLQESLTNAVRHGKASSIAVQLHFDRQQIRLQIEDNGIGMKEIQFGFGLNGIKERLEYYHGTLSVYSEAEQGTFIICNIPLQTDPAHDRIHLLIVDDQTLITDSLEQVLDQHADFTIVGKAKDGLEALEYCEQFPPDIVLMDIRMPGMDGLEALVEMKQRWPNIRIVLMTTFEDSLQAATALEHGAEGYVLKSIHPREMIEILKLIYNGGTWINQSVATRIFEEMKRQREQLEKVSSSKENYPYGLTKREMEILEHLSYGLRYKTIASKLFLSEGTIRNYCSNLYSKLGVNNREEAIKMARTKNIL from the coding sequence ATGTTCTCAATAATAAAAAAATGGTTTTGGTATGATTGGATATTTGTAACTGTTCGAACATTTTGGCTGTTCGTAATTATAAGTGCTGATTTTATATATCCATCATTAATCAATGCGTCATTTGGGATTGTACTTTCTCTTGCTATAGTTGTTTATCTTGCTCCATTAATCGTCCGATATAAGAAAGAGGATTGGTATCTTGCGGTCGATGTCACGGCATCAGGCTTATTTTATCTTTATTTAGCTTACGTAGCACCGGGATTGCTCTGGTCTTTCGTTTTACTCGTGATGATTATCGGTTTAGCAAACATTCATAAAAACTATGTATGGACAGGTATCTTCTGTGGAATTGTATTCCCAGCATTGAACAGTTGGATCGCTAATCAGCTCCCATATGAGTCTATCTTTAGCTGTAGCCTTGGTTTTGTCATTGGGATGGCATTTAATATATTAATTCAGTATCATAAGCAAGCCCAAATTATACAAGAGCAGAAGCTGCTACTGGAGCAACATATTAGGCGGATTGAGGAACTTACGCTAATAGAAGAACGCAACCGACTGTCACATGAGCTGCATGACACAATCGGCCATACTCTTACCTCCCTCATTGTGGGTGTCGAATCACTGCGAACCTCAGTGCCAGATTCGCAGTTTGAGAGAATTGATTCACTCGTCGGTATTGCCCAAAACAGTCTGAATGATATCCGAAAACATCTTCATCAGCTCTCTCATAATCCATTAAATCATTTGTTAAGTGGATCATTGAGAGAATTAACCGAAGAATTTATGAGGTCTACAGGTACAACGGTTACATTCCGTGTGATTGGCAATGAAACTCTAGTAATACAAAAAATAAACTTTTGCCTATACCGTTGTCTTCAAGAGTCACTTACAAACGCGGTTCGACACGGCAAGGCAAGCTCGATAGCCGTTCAACTGCACTTTGATAGGCAACAGATCCGGTTACAGATTGAGGATAACGGCATCGGAATGAAAGAAATTCAATTTGGATTTGGACTCAATGGTATAAAGGAACGGCTTGAATACTATCACGGCACATTGTCGGTTTATTCTGAAGCTGAGCAAGGAACATTTATCATATGTAATATACCGTTGCAGACAGATCCTGCACATGATAGAATCCACCTGTTAATCGTTGATGATCAGACACTTATTACCGACAGTTTGGAGCAAGTTTTGGATCAGCATGCTGATTTTACCATCGTTGGTAAGGCAAAGGACGGGCTCGAGGCATTAGAATATTGTGAGCAGTTCCCTCCTGATATCGTACTAATGGATATTCGCATGCCGGGAATGGACGGACTTGAGGCTTTAGTTGAGATGAAACAGAGATGGCCTAATATTAGGATTGTGCTCATGACAACATTTGAGGATTCCTTACAGGCGGCAACTGCATTGGAGCATGGAGCGGAAGGCTACGTGCTAAAGTCAATTCATCCACGTGAGATGATAGAAATTTTGAAACTTATTTATAATGGAGGAACCTGGATTAATCAATCTGTCGCTACGCGAATCTTCGAAGAAATGAAGCGTCAACGCGAGCAACTGGAAAAGGTCAGCTCAAGTAAGGAAAACTACCCGTATGGACTTACGAAACGCGAGATGGAAATTTTGGAACATCTGTCGTACGGGCTTCGCTACAAAACAATTGCTTCTAAGCTGTTTTTATCGGAGGGAACGATACGCAATTATTGCTCAAATCTTTACTCGAAGCTCGGCGTCAACAATCGCGAAGAAGCAATTAAAATGGCGCGAACAAAGAATATATTATAG
- a CDS encoding erythromycin esterase family protein, whose translation MKKKIIIAIGAFAISLTNFVGSTYADLKTEVSVTAPYNTNQIVEWLEAHAKPLKTTNPTAPLNDLKPLKNMVGSASIVGLGEATHGAHEVFTMKHRIVNYLVSEKGFINLVLEEGWDRALELDRYVLTGKGNPSQHLTPEFNTKEILNMLNWIKQYNANPKHKSKVRVIGMDIQSVNENVYNNIIEYVKRNNSELVPSLEEKIRGLIPVTKDMDTFGGLTKEKKEKFNSDAKQISALLEQNKSNLNGKSKEFAWIKQNARIIEQFTTMLASPPDKPSELFLKHDIAMYENAKWTEEHLGKTIVWGHNGHVSKTNMIPFIYPKLAGQHLAEYYGKRYVSIGTSVYEGRYNVYNSNREFGPYGTLKSDDPNSYNYIFGQVKKDQFFIDLRKANGVTKTWLNEQHPIFPGITTEGPDIPKTVDISLGKAFDILVQIQKVSPSQLHQ comes from the coding sequence ATGAAAAAGAAAATAATTATTGCAATTGGTGCTTTTGCTATATCACTGACTAATTTTGTAGGAAGTACTTATGCAGACTTGAAAACAGAAGTTTCTGTTACAGCTCCCTACAATACAAATCAAATAGTAGAATGGTTAGAAGCACATGCAAAGCCTTTAAAAACAACTAATCCAACTGCACCTCTTAATGATTTGAAACCACTTAAGAATATGGTAGGATCAGCTTCAATCGTAGGTTTAGGTGAAGCTACGCATGGAGCTCATGAAGTTTTTACAATGAAACACCGCATTGTTAATTATTTAGTATCTGAAAAGGGTTTTATCAACTTAGTATTAGAAGAGGGATGGGACAGGGCTTTGGAACTTGATCGATATGTTCTTACTGGTAAAGGAAACCCAAGCCAACATTTAACACCTGAATTTAACACGAAAGAAATATTAAATATGCTTAATTGGATAAAACAATATAATGCTAATCCAAAACATAAATCTAAAGTGCGTGTCATTGGGATGGATATACAATCAGTAAACGAAAATGTTTATAACAATATAATAGAATATGTAAAAAGAAACAATTCAGAGCTTGTGCCTAGTTTAGAAGAGAAGATAAGAGGCCTTATTCCTGTAACAAAGGATATGGATACCTTTGGCGGCCTTACGAAAGAAAAGAAAGAAAAGTTTAATTCAGATGCTAAACAAATCAGTGCTTTATTAGAACAAAATAAAAGTAATCTAAATGGAAAATCGAAAGAGTTCGCATGGATAAAACAAAATGCCCGTATTATTGAGCAATTTACTACAATGTTAGCGTCACCTCCTGATAAACCATCAGAACTTTTTTTGAAACATGATATCGCAATGTATGAAAATGCGAAGTGGACAGAAGAGCATTTAGGAAAAACCATTGTATGGGGACATAATGGACACGTTTCGAAAACAAATATGATTCCTTTTATATATCCTAAATTAGCTGGGCAGCATTTGGCAGAATATTATGGGAAACGGTATGTGTCTATTGGAACATCTGTTTATGAAGGACGATATAATGTATATAATAGCAACCGCGAATTTGGTCCATATGGAACATTAAAATCAGATGATCCAAACAGTTATAATTACATCTTTGGACAAGTCAAAAAAGATCAATTTTTTATTGATTTGCGTAAGGCAAACGGAGTGACAAAAACCTGGTTAAACGAACAACATCCAATTTTTCCTGGAATAACTACCGAAGGACCTGATATACCAAAAACTGTTGATATATCATTAGGTAAAGCATTTGATATACTTGTTCAAATCCAAAAAGTGAGTCCATCTCAACTACATCAATAA
- a CDS encoding DUF5105 domain-containing protein: MKLRKFFMLCFLFIFTLTIVTGCSSSQSSTAVKNGKASSSSKNVEIEVENVEYVLPLSGLTGGISKDKVLKFKVSVKNKGDEMLEISPYLFTLYQGDEKMKKYDKADSDKLRLIELEPGKKVSGTLYYEVNKASSYELVYSNEETKKRDEKIETVSFKIDTKEIEKNTKDLNKPAEALKAYINAIYYDKDIDKINKLSGEDGKQFTENILKEFKKDATSSTYNEISDQEFESYYKKLKSVLQEKVTFKVKSVGSSPEEDKVEVELKVKPLLLSELQPKLNKENERLLSENPGIEQSKLFSQSFDYLISILPEAKVSDKEKVIKVEMERYGKDQWRFSKDKVSDAEDIMEIMGEFLKQ, translated from the coding sequence TTGAAACTTAGAAAGTTTTTTATGCTTTGTTTTTTGTTTATATTCACATTAACTATTGTGACTGGTTGTAGTTCTTCACAAAGTTCCACAGCTGTAAAAAATGGAAAGGCATCGTCGTCTTCGAAGAATGTGGAAATTGAAGTAGAAAATGTTGAATACGTATTACCATTAAGTGGGTTAACGGGAGGAATAAGTAAAGATAAAGTATTAAAATTCAAAGTGAGTGTGAAAAATAAAGGGGATGAAATGTTAGAGATATCACCCTATCTCTTTACACTATATCAAGGTGATGAAAAAATGAAGAAATATGATAAGGCCGATTCAGATAAATTACGCTTAATAGAATTAGAACCTGGTAAAAAAGTATCGGGGACCCTATACTACGAAGTGAATAAAGCCTCATCATATGAGCTTGTTTATTCCAATGAGGAAACAAAAAAAAGAGACGAGAAAATAGAAACAGTTTCTTTCAAAATTGATACGAAAGAAATAGAAAAAAATACAAAAGACTTAAATAAACCAGCTGAAGCTCTAAAAGCCTATATAAATGCTATTTATTATGATAAAGATATAGACAAGATTAATAAGTTATCCGGCGAAGATGGCAAGCAATTTACTGAGAATATACTAAAGGAATTTAAAAAAGATGCAACGTCCAGTACATATAATGAAATTAGTGACCAAGAATTTGAAAGTTATTATAAAAAGTTGAAATCTGTACTACAGGAAAAAGTTACATTTAAAGTAAAATCAGTAGGTTCTTCACCTGAGGAAGATAAAGTTGAAGTAGAATTAAAAGTGAAACCCTTATTATTAAGTGAATTGCAGCCAAAATTAAATAAGGAAAATGAAAGATTACTAAGTGAAAATCCAGGAATCGAACAGTCAAAATTATTTAGTCAATCGTTTGATTACCTTATATCCATATTGCCAGAAGCAAAAGTTTCAGATAAAGAAAAAGTAATAAAGGTTGAGATGGAGCGATACGGAAAAGACCAATGGCGCTTTTCAAAAGATAAAGTAAGCGATGCAGAGGACATAATGGAAATAATGGGAGAATTTTTAAAACAATAG
- a CDS encoding HBL/NHE enterotoxin family protein, which produces MLKKIPYKILAISTLLTITTTYVVTPVAAFASEIVQTNNGNMSLSANEEQMKKSLQDAVLFLKSMNEYSYLLINNPDVSFEGITINGYEDLPSKIVQDQKNARAHAVTWNTQVKKQLLDTLTGIIEYDKKFKNHYETLVEAINTGNGDTLKKGITDLRGEIQQNQKSAKALIEELTNLNENIGQDVRAFGSNKNLLQSILKSQGAAVEDDQKRLEDLLGQVNYQKDIESKGLDMVKIPFLPTLIAGGIMIGDARGKLGWLEPELAKLRQNVDYKITLNRVVGVAFHNISDMHSAIDNAITALTYMSTQWDDLDSQYTGVLGHIDKADQKADQNRYKFLIPNLNAAKDSWKTLRTDVVTLQEGIKIAEKKEQDFINQLRPSNVFYFYKKIHNAYTFEIKTGTNAPNASYKVMNLTKNTVHNMWSGGPNTNMWADWLSFNPKDEFAVVAVVDGKEYVVYKDKIENTMN; this is translated from the coding sequence CAAGTGAAATTGTACAAACTAACAATGGAAATATGTCTCTTTCAGCAAATGAAGAACAGATGAAAAAATCTTTGCAAGATGCTGTTTTATTTTTGAAATCTATGAATGAATATTCTTATTTGTTAATCAATAACCCTGATGTGAGTTTTGAAGGAATTACTATTAATGGCTATGAAGATTTACCTAGTAAAATTGTACAAGATCAAAAGAATGCAAGAGCACATGCAGTTACATGGAATACGCAAGTAAAAAAGCAGCTTTTAGATACATTGACAGGCATTATTGAATACGATAAAAAATTTAAAAATCATTATGAAACATTAGTAGAGGCGATCAATACTGGGAATGGAGATACTTTAAAAAAAGGGATTACAGATTTACGGGGGGAAATTCAACAAAATCAAAAATCTGCAAAAGCATTAATAGAAGAATTAACTAATTTAAATGAAAATATTGGACAAGATGTTAGAGCATTTGGAAGTAATAAAAATCTCTTGCAGTCTATTTTAAAAAGCCAAGGAGCTGCGGTTGAGGATGATCAAAAGCGACTAGAGGACCTTTTAGGGCAAGTAAACTATCAGAAAGACATAGAATCTAAGGGATTGGACATGGTGAAAATCCCCTTTCTGCCCACATTGATTGCTGGTGGTATAATGATAGGTGATGCAAGAGGTAAGTTAGGCTGGCTAGAGCCGGAATTAGCAAAATTACGTCAGAATGTAGATTATAAAATAACATTAAATCGTGTGGTTGGAGTTGCGTTTCATAATATTAGTGATATGCATAGTGCGATTGATAATGCTATTACTGCTCTTACTTATATGTCCACGCAATGGGATGATTTAGACTCTCAATATACTGGCGTACTGGGACATATTGATAAAGCTGATCAAAAAGCTGATCAAAATAGATATAAATTCTTAATCCCTAACTTGAATGCAGCGAAAGACAGTTGGAAAACATTAAGAACTGATGTTGTCACATTACAAGAAGGGATAAAAATTGCAGAGAAAAAAGAACAGGATTTTATAAATCAGCTTCGTCCATCAAACGTTTTCTACTTTTATAAAAAAATTCATAACGCATATACATTTGAAATAAAGACTGGAACAAATGCACCAAATGCGTCTTATAAAGTTATGAATTTAACTAAAAACACTGTTCATAATATGTGGAGTGGAGGACCAAATACAAATATGTGGGCTGACTGGCTTTCATTCAATCCAAAAGATGAATTTGCTGTGGTAGCAGTAGTAGATGGGAAAGAATATGTTGTATATAAAGACAAAATAGAAAATACAATGAACTAA